A region of Campylobacter armoricus DNA encodes the following proteins:
- a CDS encoding SU10 major capsid protein → MALSSMEFTPPATENVKLKPSVYETIIQIGADETPLLNKIGTSKVTNPLIHSWLSDTLKEPKKNANIEYSKFVGDMENTTQKTSNATQILISEIAISTTLMHAKQYGGNEMSYQVGKKAKEHKRDIEYALFGLGRDSDAKKSVFKEYIQPQKSVSGEMAGLFYYIAKGQTSFSDGKRGNVLAFDEAKDWSGAPSLLTEDKLGQILQTIWDSGATPKDVFLGASLKPAINKLATRIFGNEKNLVGNVISLETDFGTINFHLHRLLSPKYGLGDVLIAGDFEFMKHGLYIPTYMEDVVDSSTGKAKRFFTQSTLEVRNADAFAIGVGLSSVEGGALKLKK, encoded by the coding sequence ATGGCTTTATCATCTATGGAATTTACGCCACCAGCAACAGAAAATGTCAAATTAAAACCTAGTGTATATGAAACGATTATACAAATAGGAGCAGATGAAACACCACTTTTAAACAAAATTGGAACTTCAAAAGTTACAAACCCGCTTATTCATTCGTGGTTAAGTGATACACTCAAAGAGCCAAAGAAAAATGCAAACATAGAATATAGCAAGTTTGTAGGCGATATGGAAAACACCACTCAAAAAACCTCTAATGCAACACAAATCCTTATTAGTGAGATTGCAATTAGCACCACTTTAATGCATGCTAAACAATACGGCGGTAATGAAATGAGCTACCAAGTAGGTAAAAAAGCCAAAGAGCATAAAAGAGATATAGAATATGCTTTGTTTGGATTAGGTCGTGATAGTGATGCTAAAAAATCAGTGTTTAAAGAGTATATACAACCACAAAAAAGCGTAAGTGGAGAAATGGCTGGGTTATTTTACTATATAGCAAAAGGACAAACAAGCTTTAGCGATGGAAAAAGGGGAAATGTATTAGCCTTTGATGAGGCAAAAGATTGGAGTGGGGCTCCTAGTTTGCTTACTGAAGATAAATTAGGTCAGATTTTGCAAACTATTTGGGATAGTGGAGCTACGCCTAAAGATGTATTTTTAGGAGCTAGTTTAAAACCAGCTATTAATAAACTCGCTACTAGGATTTTTGGAAATGAAAAAAATCTAGTTGGCAATGTAATAAGCCTTGAGACAGATTTTGGAACGATTAATTTTCATTTACATAGACTATTAAGCCCTAAATATGGCTTAGGCGATGTTTTAATCGCAGGTGATTTTGAATTTATGAAACACGGACTTTACATTCCTACTTATATGGAAGATGTTGTAGATTCATCAACAGGAAAAGCAAAAAGATTTTTCACACAAAGCACACTAGAAGTAAGAAATGCTGATGCATTTGCTATAGGTGTTGGGCTTAGTAGTGTAGAAGGTGGAGCCTTAAAGCTTAAAAAATGA